One Hydrogenophaga crassostreae genomic region harbors:
- a CDS encoding ABC transporter ATP-binding protein: MFMSTTHLSVRYPGQAQAAVDGVSLGLRAGDIGVLIGPSGCGKTTLLRAVAGLEKASAGSIVMGGETVSDGHHHMPAEQRRIGMVFQDYALFPHLNVGRNVAFGIASLPRAERVARVMEVLRLVGLEGMEQRWPHELSGGQQQRVALARALAPRPRLLLLDEPFSNLDVDLRERLAHEVRAILKAAGATALFVTHDQLEAFAIGDVIGVMHEGHLHQWDDAYALYHRPTTRFVAEFIGHGVFTQAQIRQQGEDVIVRTPLGDLLDLEECPLPSAYADGLCDVLLRADDIVHDDAAPVKAQIVRKSFRGSEFLYTLRLASGETVMTHVPSHHNHAVGEWIGIRAEVDHVVTFERTTSA; the protein is encoded by the coding sequence ATGTTCATGTCCACCACCCATTTGTCCGTTCGCTACCCGGGTCAGGCCCAGGCGGCGGTGGACGGTGTGTCGCTGGGGTTGCGCGCCGGTGACATCGGTGTGCTGATCGGCCCCTCGGGCTGCGGCAAAACCACGCTGCTGCGCGCCGTGGCCGGGCTGGAAAAGGCCAGCGCCGGCAGCATCGTGATGGGAGGCGAAACCGTGAGCGACGGGCACCACCACATGCCCGCAGAGCAGCGCCGCATCGGCATGGTGTTTCAAGACTACGCGCTGTTTCCCCATTTGAACGTGGGCCGCAATGTGGCCTTTGGCATCGCGTCCTTGCCACGCGCCGAACGCGTCGCGCGGGTGATGGAGGTGTTGAGGCTTGTCGGGCTGGAAGGCATGGAACAGCGCTGGCCCCACGAACTCTCCGGCGGCCAGCAACAGCGCGTGGCCCTGGCCCGGGCCTTGGCGCCCCGCCCTCGCCTGCTGCTGCTCGATGAGCCGTTTTCGAATCTGGACGTGGATTTGCGCGAACGCCTGGCCCACGAGGTGCGCGCCATTCTCAAAGCGGCCGGCGCCACCGCCTTGTTCGTGACCCACGACCAGCTCGAAGCCTTTGCCATCGGCGACGTGATTGGCGTGATGCACGAAGGCCACCTGCACCAGTGGGACGACGCCTATGCGCTCTACCACCGCCCGACCACCCGCTTCGTGGCCGAGTTCATCGGCCACGGTGTGTTCACACAGGCGCAAATCCGCCAGCAGGGAGAGGACGTGATCGTGCGCACACCCCTGGGTGATTTGCTCGACCTCGAAGAATGCCCACTGCCCTCGGCCTACGCTGACGGCTTGTGCGATGTCTTGCTGCGGGCCGACGACATCGTGCACGACGACGCCGCGCCGGTGAAGGCACAGATCGTGCGCAAATCGTTTCGAGGCTCGGAGTTTCTCTACACGCTGCGCCTGGCCAGCGGCGAGACGGTGATGACCCATGTGCCGTCGCACCACAACCACGCCGTGGGTGAGTGGATCGGTATCCGCGCCGAGGTTGACCATGTGGTCACCTTTGAGCGCACCACCTCAGCGTAG